The Lysobacter sp. genome includes a window with the following:
- the rpsO gene encoding 30S ribosomal protein S15, with amino-acid sequence MSIDSNTVIEAHKRSENDTGSPEVQVALLTARITQLTEHFKMHKQDHHSRRGLLKMVNNRRSLLDYLHRKDAERYKALIEKLGLRR; translated from the coding sequence ATGTCCATCGATTCAAACACTGTCATCGAAGCGCACAAGCGCAGCGAGAACGACACCGGTTCGCCGGAAGTCCAGGTTGCGCTGCTCACCGCGCGCATCACCCAGCTTACCGAACACTTCAAGATGCACAAGCAGGACCACCACAGCCGTCGTGGTCTGTTGAAGATGGTCAACAACCGTCGCAGCCTGCTCGACTACCTGCATCGCAAGGATGCCGAGCGTTACAAGGCCCTGATCGAAAAACTCGGTCTGCGTCGCTAA